ATCGAGGGCGCGGGCGGCGAGCAGGGTCAGGGTTTCGGGGTCGGTGTGCAGGGTTTGGCGGCCGGTGAGCTTGTCAGAAATGGTGCGGGTATTGGGCAGGATGCCGCCCAAAAAACCGCCGATTGCCGTACCCAATCCGAGCGAACCGCCGAGCGTGGCGATGTCCAGCCCCAAGCCGATGAGTGCGCCGGTTGCCGCGCCCGTGCCGGTACGGATGCCGTATTGTTTGAGCAACTCGCTGTCGAACGGATCTTGATGGAAGGCTTTGGGTACCCAGTCGCCGCCGTCGATTTCGCTGTGGTAGAAGCGGTAGAGGGCAAACAGCCGCTGCTGCATCTGTCGTTCGAGCTGGCGGATTTCTGCCTGCATGGTTTGCAGGACGGGCGCGGGGTCGTCGTTTTCGTCGATTTCCTGCGTGAAGGCTGCCACATCGAGCAGGAAACCTGCGATTTCGTGCCGCGCTTCTTTGTCCAGACGCGTCCATTCGCGGCGGCGGGAAGCGGTCAGACGGTCGATGATGTCGTGTTGCGGCAGCATGGTGGCGAGCTTGTTCCAGAGGTTCAATTCGCCTTCAAAATCGAAAGCGACGGTATCGAATCCTGCGAAAACGTGCAGGTTGCGGCGCGCCAGCATGGTCGTCCACGCTTCGGGAAGCTGTCCGCCGGTAAAGTTGAACACGGGCATGACCGGTTTGGCGCACCATGAAAGGATGGTCAATTCGTCCCGATATTTGTCGAGGACGGGTTCGCGCGCGTCGATGACGTACAACGCCATATCGCTTTGCAGAAGCTGCCGCAGCACTTTGGCTTCTTGGTTGAAATCGTGATGCGCGCCGTGGCTGTCGAGGAACTTTTGCAGCCGCTCAATGCCGTCGGCGCGTGCATCCGTATGGGTTTCCAGCCAATCCAAAACGCCGCCCGCGTCTTCGAGCCCGGGCGTATCGTATAGGTACAGCAGCGTGTCGGCGCCGTCGGTAATCGCGGCTTCTTCAACATGGCGCGTGGTGGACGGAGCGTTTTTGACTTCGCCGAACCCGCTGTCGCGCAACAGGGTGCGCAGGAGCGAGGTTTTGCCGGTATTGGTGTGCCCGACGACGGCGAGTGAAAGGGGTTGGTTGTTCATCATATTTTGAGAGAATGGATTTTCAGACGACCTTTTTCAGGATGGCGGCTTAACAAAACATTTCAAGTACGTTATTGGTTTTTCAGA
Above is a window of Neisseria mucosa DNA encoding:
- a CDS encoding DUF3482 domain-containing protein, whose translation is MNNQPLSLAVVGHTNTGKTSLLRTLLRDSGFGEVKNAPSTTRHVEEAAITDGADTLLYLYDTPGLEDAGGVLDWLETHTDARADGIERLQKFLDSHGAHHDFNQEAKVLRQLLQSDMALYVIDAREPVLDKYRDELTILSWCAKPVMPVFNFTGGQLPEAWTTMLARRNLHVFAGFDTVAFDFEGELNLWNKLATMLPQHDIIDRLTASRRREWTRLDKEARHEIAGFLLDVAAFTQEIDENDDPAPVLQTMQAEIRQLERQMQQRLFALYRFYHSEIDGGDWVPKAFHQDPFDSELLKQYGIRTGTGAATGALIGLGLDIATLGGSLGLGTAIGGFLGGILPNTRTISDKLTGRQTLHTDPETLTLLAARALDLLHILQTRGHAAQSQVELHSRKAPWTPDKLPSELNKARSRWKWSSLNTHLPETSRAEREEYAESLSRKLGG